DNA from Sphingomonas sp. R1:
GCGGCCTTGCCGGCGACCAGCAGGCGGCCACGATCGGCCAGGCCTGCCTCACCCCCGGCGATACCAAGGCGACCTATGGCACCGGCGCCTTCGTGCTGACCAACGCGGGCACGCTGCAGCCGCGCTCCCGCCACCGCTTGCTCTCGACCGTGCTGTGGCAGCTCGGCGGGCGGCGGACCTATGCGCTGGAAGGATCGGTGTTCGTCGCCGGCAGCCTGGTGCAGTGGCTGCGCGATTCGCTGGGGCTGATCGCCACCGCCGCCGAGACCGAGGCGATCGCCCGCTCGGTGCCCGACAATGGCGGCGTCTATTGCGTACCCGCGCTCACCGGTCTCGGCGCGCCCTGGTGGCAGCCGGAGGCACGCGCGACGATCTCGGGGCTCAGCTTCGCGGCGCACCGCGCGCATATCGTTCGCGCCGCGCTGGAGGCCATGGCGCACCAGAGCCACGACCTCGAAACCGCCTTCGCCGCCGATGGCGCGCAATGGGCCCGGCTGCGCGTCGACGGCGGCATGGTGACCAACGACTGGATCGCGCAGGACCTGGCCGACATGCTCGCCCTGCCCGTCGACCGCCCCGATTTCGCCGAGACGACCGCGCTGGGCGCGGCGATGCTGGCGGGCGTGGGCTGCGGCATGTTCGACAGTCTGGACGATGCGGTGATGATGCGCGGCACGATCCGCACCTTCGAGCCGCAGATCGAACCGGGCGCGCGCGCCGCCCGGCTCGCCGGATGGCACGATGCGATCGGCCGGGTGCTCGCCCCCGGGCTCAGCTGAACAGCCAGGTGCCGAGCAGCCTGCCGGGCAGCAGCGTGAACAGCCCCGCAACGGCAAGGCCCAGATAGGTGAGCGACATCACCCGCCGATGTGCCTCGATGCGATGGGCGCGCGCCAGCAGCACGCCGCGCGGGATCATCACCAGCACCAGGAGCGACAGCAGATGGATCGGGCTGAGGCTGCCGGTCAGGCCGCGCAGCCCGAAGCTGGAAAGGGCCGCCACCAGCATCAGCACCGCCCAGAGCTTGCCGAGCGCCCGGTGCAGCGCATCCCCCTTGCGGCGCACCAGCACATAGGCGCCCAGCGGCAGCGCCGGCAGCACCGCGATCAGGTGCACGCTCAGCCAGAGATTGTGGATGCTTGACCGGGCGACGGCTCCGCTTGCAAGGCCGTGCACCAGCGCCAGCAGGATGGCGCCGCCGGCGATCACGCCCAGGGTGAGGATCAGCCGGTCGCGTGTGGGGATCATCAAGCCGGAATGTCCAAGATCGTTCATCAGTTGCTCCTTCCCGCCCTTTCTGCCGCACCGCCCGCGGCAGGCGAGCGGCGTTGCGAGAACGGGCGCGCCCCCTTCGCGAACGGCGCCCTCGGCGACGCGCCGTACCGTTCGCGAAGCGTGAACGGAGCACGCGCCTGATGCCCCTGCGCCGCCTGGCCGCGGAGCTCGCGATTCTCTCCGCACTGACCCTGCTGTTGGCGCTGC
Protein-coding regions in this window:
- a CDS encoding FGGY family carbohydrate kinase, translating into MAELLLVIDEGTTSTRAMLFAPSGQCIASKSAELTQHYPGPGLVEHDADEIWRHSHACAAAMVTLAGEPQRIAAVGITNQRETVVFWDKTSGQPLAPAISWQDRRTAPLCQALREAGEEPGIQARTGLLLDPYFSGTKIAWAMETWPQLKAAGDRLAIGTIESWLVWKLTGGLHITDATNASRTLLMGLGSGGWSDGLVDQFGAPRAALPEIVDCAGRFGVTRAFGGTIPICGLAGDQQAATIGQACLTPGDTKATYGTGAFVLTNAGTLQPRSRHRLLSTVLWQLGGRRTYALEGSVFVAGSLVQWLRDSLGLIATAAETEAIARSVPDNGGVYCVPALTGLGAPWWQPEARATISGLSFAAHRAHIVRAALEAMAHQSHDLETAFAADGAQWARLRVDGGMVTNDWIAQDLADMLALPVDRPDFAETTALGAAMLAGVGCGMFDSLDDAVMMRGTIRTFEPQIEPGARAARLAGWHDAIGRVLAPGLS
- a CDS encoding DUF2306 domain-containing protein: MNDLGHSGLMIPTRDRLILTLGVIAGGAILLALVHGLASGAVARSSIHNLWLSVHLIAVLPALPLGAYVLVRRKGDALHRALGKLWAVLMLVAALSSFGLRGLTGSLSPIHLLSLLVLVMIPRGVLLARAHRIEAHRRVMSLTYLGLAVAGLFTLLPGRLLGTWLFS